GCGGGTTCTCTCACCATCAATACCCCATCATTACGCATTGCGAATGAGGCGACTGTGAGTGTCAAAAATGATGGTCCAGGTAAAGCAGGAAATTTGCAGATTAATGCCAACTCTCTGGTTCTAGACAACAAAAGCAGTATTGTTGCCTCTACCGCTTCTGGAAACGGAGGAGATATTGACTTAAATCTACAAGATTATCTACTGATGCGCCACAATAGTTTGATTTCCGCCACAGCAGCAGAAGAAGGAAATGGTGGTAATGTCAAAATCAATTCTCCAGTAATTGTCGGTTTAGAAAATAGCGATATCATTGCCAATGCATTCAAAGGTAAGGGCGGCAATATTGAAATTACAACCGAAGGAATTATTGGTCTAGAATTCCGTGATACTCTCACTCCCAGAACTGACCTCACTAATGATATTACCGCCAGTTCCCAATTCAATCTTAACGGAAATGTGGAAATTAATAATGTTGGTGTTGACCCCAATTCGGGTTTAATCGAATTACCAGCAAATCTCAGTGATGCATCTCAACAAATTGCCAGTGGTTGTGATGTCAAGCAAGGTAGTAGTTTTGTTGCTACAGGAAGGGGTGGAATACCAGAAAATCCCAATCAAGAAGTGAGGACTGATCGCCCCTGGTCAGATATCCGTGATATCTCCACATACCGCAAAACCCAACCAGCACAAGCCAAAATTCTCCCATCCCCAGAAACCCTTGTCCAAGCCACATCCTGGCGAAGAGATTCCCAAGGAAAAGTGGAATTAGTTTCAGCTAAATCTTCCACTCCAGTGCCAACATTAAGCTGTTCCGCGATAACCAAATAACCTCAAAACCTAAATCCAATTATCAGTATTTTTTCTATTAATCTAGCAACCGAAGGAAAACAAACTTTGTTGCTATCCTTTCCCTGTGTTACAAAAAATCATGGTGTTAGAAATCATGGGATTTAGGGAATTTTAAATCTGAGGAAGTAAAATCATGAAAGGGAGAATTAGGTGATGAGGGGAATTACGATAGAAAATAGCTGGAAAACTAACATATTCCCATCTATATTGACAACAGCATTTCTCACATCAGTAATGATTTTACCTGTTGTTGCACAAGTAGCATCAGATGGGACAACTAAGACCATTGTCAACCCCAATAGCAATATTTTTACAATTATTAATGGTACTGCAAAGGGTAATAATTTATTTCATAGTTTCAGTAATTTCTCTGTACCTACGGGCAGTGAAGCCAGATTTGATTTAGTAAATACGCCTAATATTACAACTATTTTTAGTCGAGTAACTGGTGGAAATATTTCTAATATTGATGGATTAATTAAAACTATTAATAATACTCCCAACAATGCTGTCAGTTTATTTTTAATGAATCACAATGGGATTATATTTGGACAAAATGCCAAGTTAGATATTAGCGGCTCCTTTATAGGGAAGACAGCCAATAGTATTAAGTTTGCGGATGGAGTCGAATTTAGTGCAGTTAATGCCACTACTAACCCCTTGTTAACCATGAGCGTACCCATTGGCTTACAGATGGGGCAAAACTCAGGAAAAATTGCCTTACAAGGAACTGGACATCATCTCACCTCTCACAATCCACTAATTGCACCCTATACACCTACAAAATTAGAGGCTAATTTGGCTGTGAAATCGGGACGTACATTAGCACTTTTAGGTTCTTCTGTTGACCTGAATGGTGGGATTTTACTTGCTCCGGAAGGACGAGTTGAACTCGGTGGCATAGCGCAAGGTGAAGTTAAACTCAATGCAGTCAGTCAAGGATTTAAGCTAGATTATCAAAACATTTCTAGATTTGGCGATATTAATCTTGCACAGCGATCGCTAGTAAATGTCAATGGCATTAATGCAGGTTCTATTCAAGTACAAGGTCGCAAAGTTAACCTTACAGATGGCTCCGTATTATGGGTACAAAATCGAGGAGTGCAAAAGGCTGGAGATATCGATGTTTTTGCCTCTGATACTCTGAAATTGTCTGGTGCTACTACTAACCTGAAAATCCGTACCAGTATTATCAACGAGACCATCAACAATGGTATGAGCGGTAATATTCGCATTGTCACACCAAATTTAAGCGTTAACCACGGAGCCTTAGTTAGTAACCGTAATTACAAATCTGCCGATAGTGGACATCTTAGTATCACAACCTCTAATCTCGATGTCAGGGGTTATATTCCTAACGACCCTTCAGCCTACGCAGCAATCGGAACACTCACATTCTCTACAGGGAAGGCTGGTGACATGACAGTCACAACCAAGAATCTATCTGTATTAGATGGTGGTTATCTCGGCTCCACAACCTTTGGACTTGGTACAGGTGGTGAAGTAACAATTAATGCCGATACTGTAAATGTCATTGGCGCAACTCCCATCAGTATTCCTAGTGTTATTGCTAATACTACTATTGGGAATGGTGGTAATGCCGGGAAACTGACACTAAATACTCGCACCCTTACAGTCAAAGAA
The Calothrix sp. 336/3 DNA segment above includes these coding regions:
- a CDS encoding S-layer family protein, which codes for MRGITIENSWKTNIFPSILTTAFLTSVMILPVVAQVASDGTTKTIVNPNSNIFTIINGTAKGNNLFHSFSNFSVPTGSEARFDLVNTPNITTIFSRVTGGNISNIDGLIKTINNTPNNAVSLFLMNHNGIIFGQNAKLDISGSFIGKTANSIKFADGVEFSAVNATTNPLLTMSVPIGLQMGQNSGKIALQGTGHHLTSHNPLIAPYTPTKLEANLAVKSGRTLALLGSSVDLNGGILLAPEGRVELGGIAQGEVKLNAVSQGFKLDYQNISRFGDINLAQRSLVNVNGINAGSIQVQGRKVNLTDGSVLWVQNRGVQKAGDIDVFASDTLKLSGATTNLKIRTSIINETINNGMSGNIRIVTPNLSVNHGALVSNRNYKSADSGHLSITTSNLDVRGYIPNDPSAYAAIGTLTFSTGKAGDMTVTTKNLSVLDGGYLGSTTFGLGTGGEVTINADTVNVIGATPISIPSVIANTTIGNGGNAGKLTLNTRTLTVKESGSVTTASLGVGNAGDLTVNATEWINISGHSPNISYGSNISSTVSSLSASYYSQLINVSKIPRGSSGQVTVNSPILKISNEARINTGNYGIGNAGALNINTERLELNKGFLASFTASGQGGSMNIQSDALILRDHSLIIGTALGSGDGGNIIINSPVIVGFNNSDITANAVTGRGGNINITTQGIFGLKFRPQLTSENDITASSQFGINGTVDINNVGVDPNSGLIELPANLSDSSQQITSGCDVNQGSSFVATGRGGIPENPNQEVRSDTYGGLYSLRPWSDTRDISTSRKAQPAQAKILPSPETLVQATSWRRNAQGKVELVAAKSSTPVPTLSCSAITK